A genomic stretch from Oreochromis niloticus isolate F11D_XX linkage group LG11, O_niloticus_UMD_NMBU, whole genome shotgun sequence includes:
- the usf2l gene encoding upstream stimulatory factor 2 isoform X3 produces MINKSTSQVTYRVVQVTDQHLDGRDDAGGAVSVVSTAAFAGAPQAVAQAVIQNPFSNGGSPAGEAVGGETRFAYFPATAVSDGTVSVQAATDPTLTQAGGQFYVMMTPPDVIQTGTPRTIAPRTQPYPADENELLQHEVLNWKMDGPRTPRDERRRAQHNEVERRRRDKINNWIVTLSKIIPDCSMDSTKTGASKGGILSKACDYIRELRQSNQRLQESLKEVERIQMDNELCRQQIEELKNENALLRAQLQQHGIEMVGETPPQ; encoded by the exons ATGATAAACAAATCAACAAGTCAG GTGACGTATCGTGTTGTCCAGGTGACTGACCAACACCTTGATGGAAGAGATGATGCAGGAGGAGCAGTGAGCGTTGTCTCAACAGCTGCATTTGCTGGGGCTCCTCAAGCTGTGGCACAG GCTGTGATCCAGAACCCTTTCAGTAATGGAGGAAGCCCAGCAGGAGAGGCAGTGGGAGGGGAGACCCGCTTCGCTTACTTCCCCGCAACTGCGGTGAGCGACGGGACTGTGTCTGTGCAGGCCGCCACGGACCCCACACTCACACAGGCAGGGG GTCAGTTTTATGTGATGATGACCCCTCCTGATGTCATTCAGACAGGCACACCACGAACCATTGCCCCACGAACACAGCCATACCCTGC AGATGAAAACGAGCTGCTGCAACATGAAGTTTTAAACTG GAAAATGGATGGACCCCGAACACCAAGAGATGAAAGGAGAAGAGCACAACATAATGAAG TCGAAAGACGGCGAAGAGACAAGATCAACAACTGGATTGTCACACTTTCCAAGATTATCCCAGACTGCAGTATGGATAGCACCAAAACCGGAGCA AGCAAAGGAGGCATCCTGTCTAAAGCTTGTGACTATATTCGTGAGCTGAGGCAAAGCAACCAGAGGCTGCAAGAGAGTCTGAAGGAAGTGGAGAGGATACAAATGGACAATGAGTTGTGCAGACAGCAG ATTGaagagctgaaaaatgaaaacgcATTGCTCCGAGCCCAACTCCAGCAGCACGGCATCGAAATGGTTGGAGAAACACCACCACAGTGA
- the usf2l gene encoding upstream stimulatory factor 2 isoform X2, which produces MDMLEPSLDTASQEKQEEEVVQGSEDGAGEEQTAVTIASVPQAATFGDHNIQYQFRTEGGQVTYRVVQVTDQHLDGRDDAGGAVSVVSTAAFAGAPQAVAQAVIQNPFSNGGSPAGEAVGGETRFAYFPATAVSDGTVSVQAATDPTLTQAGGQFYVMMTPPDVIQTGTPRTIAPRTQPYPAKMDGPRTPRDERRRAQHNEVERRRRDKINNWIVTLSKIIPDCSMDSTKTGASKGGILSKACDYIRELRQSNQRLQESLKEVERIQMDNELCRQQIEELKNENALLRAQLQQHGIEMVGETPPQ; this is translated from the exons aTGGATATGCTTGAACCGAGTCTGGACACCGCAAG CCAAGAAAAGCAAGAAGAGGAGGTTGTCCAGGGATCTGAAG ACGGAGCAGGAGAAGAGCAGACAGCTGTTACAATAGCCAGTGTACCTCAGGCTGCAACATTTGGTGACCATAACATACAATATCAGTTCCGCACTGAGGGTGGGCAG GTGACGTATCGTGTTGTCCAGGTGACTGACCAACACCTTGATGGAAGAGATGATGCAGGAGGAGCAGTGAGCGTTGTCTCAACAGCTGCATTTGCTGGGGCTCCTCAAGCTGTGGCACAG GCTGTGATCCAGAACCCTTTCAGTAATGGAGGAAGCCCAGCAGGAGAGGCAGTGGGAGGGGAGACCCGCTTCGCTTACTTCCCCGCAACTGCGGTGAGCGACGGGACTGTGTCTGTGCAGGCCGCCACGGACCCCACACTCACACAGGCAGGGG GTCAGTTTTATGTGATGATGACCCCTCCTGATGTCATTCAGACAGGCACACCACGAACCATTGCCCCACGAACACAGCCATACCCTGC GAAAATGGATGGACCCCGAACACCAAGAGATGAAAGGAGAAGAGCACAACATAATGAAG TCGAAAGACGGCGAAGAGACAAGATCAACAACTGGATTGTCACACTTTCCAAGATTATCCCAGACTGCAGTATGGATAGCACCAAAACCGGAGCA AGCAAAGGAGGCATCCTGTCTAAAGCTTGTGACTATATTCGTGAGCTGAGGCAAAGCAACCAGAGGCTGCAAGAGAGTCTGAAGGAAGTGGAGAGGATACAAATGGACAATGAGTTGTGCAGACAGCAG ATTGaagagctgaaaaatgaaaacgcATTGCTCCGAGCCCAACTCCAGCAGCACGGCATCGAAATGGTTGGAGAAACACCACCACAGTGA
- the usf2l gene encoding upstream stimulatory factor 2 isoform X1 produces the protein MDMLEPSLDTASQEKQEEEVVQGSEDGAGEEQTAVTIASVPQAATFGDHNIQYQFRTEGGQVTYRVVQVTDQHLDGRDDAGGAVSVVSTAAFAGAPQAVAQAVIQNPFSNGGSPAGEAVGGETRFAYFPATAVSDGTVSVQAATDPTLTQAGGQFYVMMTPPDVIQTGTPRTIAPRTQPYPADENELLQHEVLNWKMDGPRTPRDERRRAQHNEVERRRRDKINNWIVTLSKIIPDCSMDSTKTGASKGGILSKACDYIRELRQSNQRLQESLKEVERIQMDNELCRQQIEELKNENALLRAQLQQHGIEMVGETPPQ, from the exons aTGGATATGCTTGAACCGAGTCTGGACACCGCAAG CCAAGAAAAGCAAGAAGAGGAGGTTGTCCAGGGATCTGAAG ACGGAGCAGGAGAAGAGCAGACAGCTGTTACAATAGCCAGTGTACCTCAGGCTGCAACATTTGGTGACCATAACATACAATATCAGTTCCGCACTGAGGGTGGGCAG GTGACGTATCGTGTTGTCCAGGTGACTGACCAACACCTTGATGGAAGAGATGATGCAGGAGGAGCAGTGAGCGTTGTCTCAACAGCTGCATTTGCTGGGGCTCCTCAAGCTGTGGCACAG GCTGTGATCCAGAACCCTTTCAGTAATGGAGGAAGCCCAGCAGGAGAGGCAGTGGGAGGGGAGACCCGCTTCGCTTACTTCCCCGCAACTGCGGTGAGCGACGGGACTGTGTCTGTGCAGGCCGCCACGGACCCCACACTCACACAGGCAGGGG GTCAGTTTTATGTGATGATGACCCCTCCTGATGTCATTCAGACAGGCACACCACGAACCATTGCCCCACGAACACAGCCATACCCTGC AGATGAAAACGAGCTGCTGCAACATGAAGTTTTAAACTG GAAAATGGATGGACCCCGAACACCAAGAGATGAAAGGAGAAGAGCACAACATAATGAAG TCGAAAGACGGCGAAGAGACAAGATCAACAACTGGATTGTCACACTTTCCAAGATTATCCCAGACTGCAGTATGGATAGCACCAAAACCGGAGCA AGCAAAGGAGGCATCCTGTCTAAAGCTTGTGACTATATTCGTGAGCTGAGGCAAAGCAACCAGAGGCTGCAAGAGAGTCTGAAGGAAGTGGAGAGGATACAAATGGACAATGAGTTGTGCAGACAGCAG ATTGaagagctgaaaaatgaaaacgcATTGCTCCGAGCCCAACTCCAGCAGCACGGCATCGAAATGGTTGGAGAAACACCACCACAGTGA
- the hamp gene encoding hepcidin-1, whose product MKAFSIAVAVTLVLAFICMLESSAIPFAGVQEPEEAGSNDTPVVAHQEMSAESSMMSNHIRQKRQSHLSLCRWCCNCCRSNKGCGFCCRF is encoded by the exons ATGAAGGCATTCAGCATTGCAGTTGCAGTGACACTCGTGCTCGCCTTTATTTGCATGCTGGAGAGCTCTGCCATCCCATTTGCTGGG GTGCAAGAGCCGGAGGAGGCAGGGAGCAATGACACTCCAGTTGTGGCACATCAAGAGATGTCAGCGGAGTCATCAATG ATGTCAAATCACATCAGGCAAAAGCGTCAGAGCCATCTTTCCTTGTGCCGCTGGTGCTGCAATTGCTGCCGAAGCAACAAGGGCTGCGGCTTCTGCTGCAGGTTCTGA